A segment of the Oncorhynchus clarkii lewisi isolate Uvic-CL-2024 chromosome 11, UVic_Ocla_1.0, whole genome shotgun sequence genome:
ATACCTTTACTGCTGATTGTGGTTGGAACTGTCTCTACAGTGTCTAATAATGTTGTGATACCTTTACTGCTGATTGTGGTTGGAACTGTCTCTACAGTGTCTAATAATGTTGTGATACCTTTACTGCTGATTGTGGTTGGAACTGTCTCTACAGTGTCTAATGTTGTGATACCTTTACTGCTGATTGTGGTTGGAACTGTCTCTACAGTGTCTAATGTTGTGATACCTTTACTGCTGATTGTGGTTGGAACTGTCTCTACAGTGTCTAATAATGTTGTGATACCTTTACTGCTGATTGTGGTTGGAACTGTCTCTACAGTGTCTAATAATGTTGTGATACCTTTACTGCTGATTGTGGTTGGAACTGTCTCTACAGTGTCTAATAATGTTGTGATACCTTTACTGCTGATTGTGGTTGGAACTGTCTCTACAGTGTCTAATAATGTTGTGACACCTTTACTGCTGATTGTGGTTGGAAGTGTCTCTACAGTGTCTAATATTGTTGTGATACCTTTACTGCTGATTGTGGTTGGAACGGTCTCTACAGTGTCTAATATTGTGATACCTTTTGTCTTCTATCTTCTCAGGTCGACCATTTGCATAAGTTCATCTTCTTCCGCTTCTCTATGGGCTTTGTAGACAGCATGGTCGCCAAGTGTAAGATCTGATGTTTTAAACCTACAGCTTATGATCATGTCCTCCGTTACATAGCCAGAGATACATGGCTGTCAGTCAACTTGCCATTGTCCAGacatcaaattattattatttttgcttTGCTAGGCGTCAACATAACATTGTTCAATACAGAATTGGTTTTCCACCAGAGCTATGAGTCACTTCTTGGGTCTCTTCCCCCCCTGCAGACATGGCCACCGTGGTGGGCTACCTGGTGGTGAGTCGGCCCTTCCTCAACCTGTCCGACCCCCGCCACATGAACAGCACCCAAGCTGAGCTGATGGAAGACTATTACCAGAGTGGCAGGATGCTGCTGAGTCTGGCCCAGGCTCTGGGAAGGATCGTACTGGCTGGCAGAGATATGACCAGGCTTTCCGGGTGAGACTTCACTCTTCCCAAAACACTGTGATCCCATCGCCTATTCCATTGAATCGATTTGAATTGATTACATTTAATTCGAAGGCTTCTCCAGCCAGAGACCACATAACGGACATCGCTCCCGTCTTTCCATGACTTCACTCTACTCTTCCATCACGGCTCTTCATGCTTTCACTCCCAAGTGCTGTGTAGGTGGTCTTCTGCTATATGCCTGTCTCTCCTTCCCAACAGGTTCACCATGCGTATCACTGAGCTCAGGAAGGTCCTGAAAGAACTGAACTCTGGGAAATACGAGCGTACCATGGTCTCCCATCAGAACAAAGAATCATTAGGTGTAGAAAGAGTCACACTGGTCCCGGGCAGCGGACAGATCATCAACGTAGACCACATCATCAAGTATGTGTGACAATCCTCAGTGCATTGCTGTACATAATATTGACTGCATAAAGTCACTTTAATATTTTACTTTTACCTCACTGAAGTTGTCCAAAGCCAAGATGTTTTCTGAGGCCTGAGCATGAATCATCACTAAGAACCGTGTCTGACTGTGTTGGTGTTGCAGGTTTGAACACACACCACTAGCAACACCCAATGGAGATGTACTGATCAAGGACCTGACCTTTGAAGTGGGCATCTCTTTCTTTCCtttgtatattttatttaacctttttattttTGCATGGTTAGTCTCACTGAGAACTCACAGGTCTCTTGCAAAATAGATGTTATGAGATGGTAAAGCTACCATGACTTTGGAGTCCCTCGCCAATGAATGTGTGCCACTCGTCTAGTCATTCAGTTGGACCTAAGTACACTCAAACAACTTAGACTTTAATGGGTGATGTTGAAGTGGTGTTGACATTCAAAGTTCGGAGGGCCACGCTGGATGTTACAATGAGGTTATATGCCCTCCCCGACACTCtcgctttcactctctctttcttcaggTGCGGTCTGGTACCAACGTGTTAGTGTGTGGGCCCAATGGCTGTGGCAAGAGCTCACTCTTCAGAGTACTGGGAGAGGTGAAGAATTGTCTGTTTTTATGATCTTGTTCTATTTATTCATACTGACATGACTGTCTATGTAAGATAAGATGTGGCAATGGAAGATCTGGTAATAATGGAAGTACTGCAACTAAGTCAAACATTTTGGTTCAAGTGTCTTAAGAGCACAGTAGGCCATGGAGGTAACATTAGGTGTGTTGTTGACTCTATAGCTCTGGCCTCTGTTCGGAGGGCAGCTGACCAAGCCTGAGCGAGGGAAGCTCTTCTATGTTCCTCAGGTAACTAAATGGACATTTTGAGTCTCTTATATTACCAATGTTATATTCTATTCCATGTTTTGGTAAATTGGCAGCCATATTGGCTCTACTGGAAGGCTGTTCCATCTTATTGTAGAGACCGTACATGGCCCCTGACCTCTTCCATCTTAATGTAGAGACCCTACATGCCCATTGGCACGCTGAGGGATCAGGTGATCTACCCTGACACCTATGAGGAGCAAAAGAGGAAAGGCATCTCTGACCAGGTGCTGAAGGAGTACCTGGGCAACGTCCAGTTAGGTCACATCCTGGACAGAGAGGGGACTTGGGACACCGTGCAGGACTGGATGGATGTCCTCAGTGGAGGAGAGAAGCAGAGGATGGCGGTAAgacgttttcttttttttattcttTCTTCAGTTTTTAATCGAGAAGCTTTCTCAAGCTTACATCATCAAATTCTAATTCCGTTTATTACAGAATTGGGTATCATAAGGTGATTGACTTTGTTTTGTATGTGtgatgtttgtctctgtctgtagaTGGCAAGGTTGTTCTACCACAAACCTCAGTTTGCCATCTTGGATGAGTGCACCAGTGCTGTGAGTGTAGACGTGGAGGACTTCATCTACAGTCACTGCAGAACGGTACGAATAGCCCCAACCCCCTTCAGCCTTTAATCTGGACTCTAAGCATGTACTGTGTTAGGTCTGAGTGTTTACTTCCATCTTTATACAACTTCAGTTTAATGAATAACAGCACACCTTACAGACACGTTATGTCTGCAGCATAGTTCATATAGTTCCTCATGTAATTATTTGATCTGACAAGTGTTTGTGTCGCATCTTTTTGGCTCTTATCTTATGACTGGTTTGTTACTTTATCCATAGGTTGGCATCAGTCTGTTCACTGTCTCTCACAGAAAGTCTTTGTGGAAACACCATGAGGTAAGATGACATCCTTTCTGGAAACACCGTTACGTGGGTCTTTGTG
Coding sequences within it:
- the LOC139420367 gene encoding ATP-binding cassette sub-family D member 3-like; amino-acid sequence: MAAVSKYFTAKNSSIAGGVLLALCILKQRRRGGKSSGTKGGSELVLSNEDKAAKKDRAAVDYVFFLRISKILRIMVPRWFCKETGYLLFIAAMLVTRTYCDVWMIQNGTMIESAIIVRNNADFKNYLFKCCKAMPIFALVNNLLKLGLNELKLKFRERLTKHLYDEYLKGYTYYKMGNLDNRIANADQLLTQDVEKFCNSVVDLYSNLSKPLLDIGLYIFKLTSSIGAQGPSSMMAYLLISGLFLTRLRKPIGKMTVIEQRYEGEYRYVNSRLITNSEEIAFYNGNLREKQTIHSTFKKLVDHLHKFIFFRFSMGFVDSMVAKYMATVVGYLVVSRPFLNLSDPRHMNSTQAELMEDYYQSGRMLLSLAQALGRIVLAGRDMTRLSGFTMRITELRKVLKELNSGKYERTMVSHQNKESLGVERVTLVPGSGQIINVDHIIKFEHTPLATPNGDVLIKDLTFEVRSGTNVLVCGPNGCGKSSLFRVLGELWPLFGGQLTKPERGKLFYVPQRPYMPIGTLRDQVIYPDTYEEQKRKGISDQVLKEYLGNVQLGHILDREGTWDTVQDWMDVLSGGEKQRMAMARLFYHKPQFAILDECTSAVSVDVEDFIYSHCRTVGISLFTVSHRKSLWKHHEYYLHMDGRGNYDFKPITEETIEFGS